Within Sporosarcina sp. PTS2304, the genomic segment AATTATAGATGCAGCTTATGACTATGCATGGTTTGCACTTGACGATTCCACAGAAGACATGACACTCTACACGCAAATGGAAGTGACATTTGATCCGTTGTCTTCCCCTGTGAAAGATGCAGATCGACGAATGATGTATGAAGAAATTGTCGAGTGGGTGGAGTTGTAGAATTTTTGATGAATAGGGTTTGGTCTATGAGCGCGGGGAGGTGTTCTATGAGCGCGGCGACACTTTCTATGAGCGCGGCGACACTCTCTATGAGCGCGGCAACACATTCTATGAGCGCAACGGCACTTTCTATGAGCGCGGCGACACTTTCTATGAGCGCGGCAACACTCTCTATGAACACTCCCTCAACCAACCTAGTACATAAAAAAAGCAGTAGCTCTCAAAAACGAGGGCTACTGCTTTCATTTATTTCATCACATGGCAGGCTTATCTGAGAACTGACTGTAATATAAATCAGCGTAGAAACCTTCTTGCTTCAGCAATTCTTCATGGGTACCTTGTTCGATCACTTCTCCTTGATCCATCACTAATATCAGATCGGCACCTTGAATTGTCGAAAGTCGATGGGCGATGACGAAGCTAGTTCTACCTTTCATCAGGCGATTCATCGCCTGTTGAATTAATAATTCTGTCCGTGTGTCTACGCTAGATGTCGCTTCATCTAAGATCATAATGGATGGATTCGCTAGAACAGCACGAGCAATTGTGATTAATTGTTTCTGACCTTGGGAGACATTCGATGCGTCTTCGTTTAATACAGTTTGATACCCTTCTGGAAGTGTGCGAATAAACTGATCGGCACGTGTCACTTGCGCTGCTTCAATGATTTGCTCCTCTGTGGCGTTCTTATTACCATAGGCTATATTATCTTTAATAGTTCCATTGAAAAGCCATGTATCTTGCAACACCATTCCAAATGTAGTCCGTAAATCTTCTCTAGACATCTCACGAGTATCCAATCCGTCAATCGTGATCTTGCCGCCATTTAGTTCATAAAAACGCATGAGTAAATTAATGATAGTCGTCTTACCTGCTCCTGTAGGCCCGACTATCGCAACGGTCTGACCTGGTTCTACGTGAACATTCATGTCTTTGATCAATAGATCTTCTCCATAACCAAAATCTACATGTTCAAACGCCACTTCACCTTTTGCATGCTTCAGACTTACCGTCGTCACTTCTTGCACTTCTTCTTCCTCATCCAATAACTCAAAGACACGTTCTGCGGCCGCAATAGTGGACTGGATAATGTTAGCGATATTTGCTGTTTGCGTAATTGGTTGTGTGAATTGCTTCATATACGTAATGAATGCTTGAATATCACCAATAGAAATCGCACGTTGTGTAACCAAAATTCCACCGATCACACAAATTAGAACATAACTCAAGTTTCCAATAAGCGTCATCATCGGCATAATAATACCCGAAATGAATTGTGCCCGACGACCTGCATCATACAACTGTTCATTGACATCTTCGAATTCCGCAATGGCTTTTTTCTCGTGACCAAAGACCTTTACTACTTGATGACCCGTATACATTTCTTCTATATGACCATTTAAATTTCCAAGTGTTCGCTGCTGTGCCGCAAAATATTTTTGGGATCTTTTTAAAAATGGTCTGATGACGAATATAGACAACGGTAACGTCACAAGTGCGATGATTGTTAACATAGGACTGATCCACAACATCATAATGAGAATACCGACAATCGTTACTACAGAAGTGATAAATTGTGTAATCGTTTGTTGTAATGTACTGCCGATCGTATCAATATCGTTCGTTACCCGGCTAAGCGTATCGCCTACAGGATGTCCGTCGTAATACTTTAGTGGTAATTTTTCTAATTTATTATTAATATCTTCCCGTAAATCGAAGACAGTCTTTTGCGAAACACTCGCCATAATATACTGTTGGATATAACTAAATATACTACTGATAACATACAAACCACCGAGCAACAATAATAACTTTGAAATCGTTCCAAAATCGATGGACGCATCTGGAATTCCATTGAACTTCCCATATGCCCCTTCAAATAACTCTGTAATCGCATTACCCATTATTTTAGGACCTAGCACCATGAACACTGTACTTAATACAGCAGCGAGAAAAACAGCTGCTAATTTCGCCCGATGAGGTTTCAAATAACCGAGCAGTCTGCGGAATGTCCCTTTAAAATCTTTAGCTTTCTGTCCCGCCATCATCATATTACCGCCTGGACCACCGGGACCCCCTGGACCGCCGCCGTGAGATGGACGTTGTTTTTGTTCACTCATGCGATATCCTCCTCTGAAAGCTGTGATTCAACAATTTCTTGATAGACGTCATTTGTCTCCAATAATTCTTCATGTGTTCCAATGCCTGCGATGGACCCGTGATCGAGAACAATGATTTGATCGGCGTCCATTACAGAACTTACACGTTGCGCGACAATAATGACAGTTGCATGTTGTGTTTCTTCACTTAATGCTTTTCGCAACTGAGCATCTGTTTTATAGTCTAGTGCAGAAAAACTATCATCGAACACATAAATATCCGGTTTACGTACAAGGGCACGAGCGATGGAAAGACGTTGTTTTTGTCCGCCAGATAAATTGGATCCACCTTGCGAAATAACAGAGTCATATCGTTCGTCCATCTTTTCAATAAAACTGCTGGCTTGCGCTACTTTTGCGGCATGTTCTATTTCATTTTGCGAAGCATCCTCTTTACCATAGCGAATATTTTCTGCAATTGTCCCAGAAAACAATAAAGCTTTTTGTGGCACAAAGCCCATTTTCGAACGTATTTCCTCTTGTGAAGATTGTTTGATATCTACACCGTTAATCCGAATCGTTCCGCTAGTAGCTTCATAAAAACGAGGAATCAAGTTAATTAATGTCGT encodes:
- a CDS encoding ABC transporter ATP-binding protein yields the protein MSEQKQRPSHGGGPGGPGGPGGNMMMAGQKAKDFKGTFRRLLGYLKPHRAKLAAVFLAAVLSTVFMVLGPKIMGNAITELFEGAYGKFNGIPDASIDFGTISKLLLLLGGLYVISSIFSYIQQYIMASVSQKTVFDLREDINNKLEKLPLKYYDGHPVGDTLSRVTNDIDTIGSTLQQTITQFITSVVTIVGILIMMLWISPMLTIIALVTLPLSIFVIRPFLKRSQKYFAAQQRTLGNLNGHIEEMYTGHQVVKVFGHEKKAIAEFEDVNEQLYDAGRRAQFISGIIMPMMTLIGNLSYVLICVIGGILVTQRAISIGDIQAFITYMKQFTQPITQTANIANIIQSTIAAAERVFELLDEEEEVQEVTTVSLKHAKGEVAFEHVDFGYGEDLLIKDMNVHVEPGQTVAIVGPTGAGKTTIINLLMRFYELNGGKITIDGLDTREMSREDLRTTFGMVLQDTWLFNGTIKDNIAYGNKNATEEQIIEAAQVTRADQFIRTLPEGYQTVLNEDASNVSQGQKQLITIARAVLANPSIMILDEATSSVDTRTELLIQQAMNRLMKGRTSFVIAHRLSTIQGADLILVMDQGEVIEQGTHEELLKQEGFYADLYYSQFSDKPAM